From the Silurus meridionalis isolate SWU-2019-XX chromosome 5, ASM1480568v1, whole genome shotgun sequence genome, one window contains:
- the canx gene encoding calnexin, which translates to MELKVRLCVLLLALSVCVTLQARAHEEDEEEDVNVEDDMANLADEEMLDEDGEVDVEEEGKPTPIAAAPTVTYKAPEPKGEHFFAESFDKGTLDGWVVSQAKKDSIDEEIAKYDGKWEVEEMKETKLPGDKGLVLKSRAKHHAISALLLRPFTFDTKPLIVQYEVNFQNGIDCGGAYVKLLSQSADLNLDEFLDKTPYTIMFGPDKCGEDYKLHFIFRHKNPKTGEFEEKHAKKPDADLRTYFTDKKTHIYSLVLNPDNSFEILIDQTVVNSGNLLSDMTPAVNPTSEIEDPDDRKPEDWDERPKIQDPDAVKPEDWDEDAPAKISDEDAVKPDGWLDDELEYIGDPDAVKPEDWDEDMDGEWEAPQVPNPACESAPGCGKWERPMIDNPNYKGKWKPPMIDNPNYQGVWKPRKIPNPDYFEDLHPFRMTPVSAVGLELWSMSSDIFFDNFFITSDRSVAEKWAEDGWGLKKAAEGAAEPGLVNQMMSAAEERPWLWVVYVLTVALPVILIFVFCCTGKKKPATSAAEYKKTDEPQPDVKEEEEEEEEEAKDEEPETKAEAEESPAEAAAPEEEEAEKQEDKSDEKKEDDVLRRSPRSRVRPRKD; encoded by the exons ATGGAGCTGAAGGTGCGGCTGTGCGTGCTGCTGCTAGCGCTGAGCGTGTGCGTGACGCTCCAGGCGCGGGCTCACGAGGAGGACGAAGAGGAGGACGTGAACGTGGAAGACGACATGGCCAACCTGGCAGATGAAGAGATGCTGGACGAAGATGGAGAGGTCGATGTCGAGGAGGAAGGGAAGCCGACACCCATCGCCGCAGCACCTACC GTGACGTATAAAGCCCCAGAGCCCAAGGGAGAGCACTTCTTTGCCGAGTCGTTCGATAAAGGAACGCTGGACGG GTGGGTTGTGTCTCAGGCAAAGAAGGACAGCATCGACGAGGAAATCGCCAAGTACGATG GTAAATGGGAGGTTGAGGAGATGAAAGAGACAAAGCTGCCTGGCGATAAAGGCCTTGTGCTCAAGTCCAGAGCCAAACATCACGCCATCTCCGCTCTCCTGCTGCGACCTTTTACCTTCGACACCAAACCCCTCATCGTCCA GTACGAGGTGAACTTCCAGAATGGAATCGACTGCGGCGGCGCCTACGTCAAACTGCTCTCTCAGAGCGCAGACCTCAACCTG GATGAGTTTCTGGACAAGACCCCATACACCATCATGTTCGGACCGGATAAGTGCGGCGAGGACTACAAGCTTCACTTCATCTTCCGGCACAAGAACCCCAAAACGGGCGAGTTCGAAGAAAAACACGCCAAAAAGCCCGATGCAGACCTCCGCACATACTTCACAGATAAGAAAACCCACATCTACTCGCTGG TGCTAAACCCAGACAACAGCTTCGAGATACTGATTGACCAGACGGTGGTGAACAGCGGAAACCTGCTGAGCGATATGACCCCCGCAGTAAACCCTACTTCTGAGATCGAAGATCCCGACGACCGCAAACCTGAGGACTGGGACGAGAGACCTAAGATCCAGGACCCAGATGCAGTCAAGCCTGAGGACTG GGATGAGGATGCTCCAGCTAAGATCAGCGATGAAGATGCAGTGAAACCTGACGGCTGGCTGGATGATGAACTCGAGTACATCGGAGACCCTGATGCAGTCAAGCCAGAGGACTG GGATGAGGATATGGATGGTGAGTGGGAGGCACCCCAGGTCCCAAACCCCGCCTGTGAGTCCGCCCCAGGCTGTGGAAAATGGGAGAGGCCTATGATTGACAACCCCAACTACAAGGGCAAGTGGAAGCCACCAATGATCGATAATCCCAACTATCAG GGAGTTTGGAAACCCAGGAAGATCCCCAATCCCGACTACTTTGAGGATCTGCACCCGTTCCGCATGACCCCCGTCAGTGCCGTGGGTCTGGAGCTCTGGTCCATGTCCTCAGATATCTTTTTCGACAACTTCTTCATTACATCGGACCGCAGTGTTGCTGAAAAGTGGGCTGAGGATGGCTGGGGCCTGAAGAAAGCCGCAGAGGGAGCAGCCGAG CCTGGACTTGTTAATCAGATGATGTCTGCAGCAGAAGAGAGACCCTGGCTCTGGGTGGTCTATGTCCTGACAGTGGCTCTTCCCGTCATCCTTATCTTTGTGTTCTGCTGCACTGGAAag AAGAAGCCAGCAACCTCTGCTGCTGAATACAAGAAGACTGACGAGCCTCAGCCTGATgtgaaggaggaagaagaagaggaagaggaggaggccAAGGATGAAGAGCcag AGACGAAAGCCGAAGCAGAAGAAAGCCCTGCAGAAGCAGCTGCACCAGAAGAAGAGGAagcagagaaacaggaagaCAAATCAGATGAG AAGAAAGAGGACGACGTTCTGCGGAGGTCCCCAAGAAGCAGAGTGCGACCTAGAAAGGACTGA